A genome region from Methanolinea sp. includes the following:
- a CDS encoding rubredoxin, producing MAKSKEPEKRVKRYKCRICGYIYSPLRGEPHNGIPAGTPFEDLPETYVCPICGMEGKGKIGKWGFEEWVPTKYICSVCGYVYDQARGEPHRGIKPGTPFEDLPDDYTCPICNLDPKISLQFGKVYKQGFEPLDLP from the coding sequence ATGGCAAAGAGCAAGGAACCGGAAAAGAGAGTGAAGAGGTACAAGTGCCGGATCTGCGGGTACATCTACTCCCCCCTCCGCGGGGAGCCGCACAACGGGATCCCGGCGGGAACGCCCTTCGAAGATCTCCCCGAGACGTACGTCTGCCCCATCTGCGGGATGGAGGGGAAGGGGAAGATCGGGAAGTGGGGTTTCGAGGAGTGGGTCCCGACGAAGTACATCTGCTCTGTCTGCGGGTACGTCTATGACCAGGCGAGGGGGGAACCGCACAGGGGGATCAAGCCGGGGACCCCGTTCGAGGACCTCCCCGACGACTACACCTGCCCGATCTGCAACCTCGACCCGAAGATCTCGCTCCAGTTCGGGAAGGTGTACAAGCAGGGATTCGAGCCCCTCGACCTCCCCTGA
- the ftsA gene encoding coenzyme F390 synthetase produces MEKGRFFDPAIETMSRGDLDALIDERVRYTVSYAWEHSPFYRRWFEEHSVAPGEIREHEDLLALPLVSGKTIRENQPPATPEFSFRSVPWEEIFTVHETSGTSGTPKSFFLTWEDWMRYATKYARIFVSQGFGKGDRVVICTSYGMNVGANTMTLAAREIGMTIIPTGKCSFPSRILNAYRPTGIVGSVFKLLRLAERLKGEGIDPRETSVERLVVGGESFSEEAREYLSGVWEREVFNTYGSTEGTMCGECALRQGLHVPEDLVHLDVYDPALRDFVPDGECGRAILTTLLPPGGRCGTLLINYDTEDTTVIQSREKCPCGRTHTRIFTPQREAETVWIFGTPVNKVDIERGVFQPENMEYLTGEYEAFVYPRGDDGAVVRVSMESRDPASVPAGDVSERFLSTFFRSKPALAPLYGDELEILFSFLPPGSLELYRVKGRPRRLVDRR; encoded by the coding sequence ATGGAGAAGGGCAGATTCTTCGACCCTGCCATCGAGACCATGTCCCGCGGGGACCTCGATGCCCTCATCGACGAGCGCGTCCGCTACACCGTCTCGTACGCGTGGGAACACTCGCCCTTCTACCGGAGGTGGTTCGAGGAGCACTCGGTCGCGCCCGGGGAGATCAGGGAGCACGAGGATCTCCTTGCCCTCCCCCTCGTCTCGGGGAAGACGATCCGCGAGAACCAGCCCCCCGCGACACCTGAATTCTCGTTCAGGAGCGTGCCGTGGGAGGAGATATTCACCGTGCACGAGACGAGCGGCACTTCGGGAACGCCGAAGAGCTTCTTCCTCACGTGGGAGGACTGGATGCGGTACGCGACGAAGTACGCCCGCATCTTCGTCTCCCAGGGCTTCGGGAAGGGCGACCGGGTCGTGATATGCACGTCCTACGGGATGAACGTCGGTGCGAACACGATGACCCTCGCCGCCCGCGAGATCGGGATGACGATCATCCCGACCGGGAAGTGCTCGTTCCCGAGCCGCATCCTGAACGCGTACAGGCCCACGGGGATCGTGGGGAGTGTCTTCAAGCTCCTCAGGCTGGCCGAGAGGCTGAAGGGAGAGGGCATAGACCCGAGGGAGACATCGGTCGAGAGACTCGTGGTCGGCGGCGAGAGCTTCTCCGAGGAGGCACGGGAATACCTCTCGGGTGTCTGGGAGAGAGAGGTGTTCAACACCTACGGGAGCACGGAAGGGACGATGTGCGGCGAGTGCGCCCTGCGGCAGGGACTCCACGTCCCGGAAGACCTCGTGCACCTCGACGTGTACGATCCCGCGCTCAGGGATTTCGTCCCGGACGGGGAGTGCGGCCGCGCGATCCTCACGACACTCCTCCCGCCGGGCGGCCGGTGCGGGACACTCCTGATCAACTACGACACGGAGGACACGACGGTCATCCAGAGCCGGGAGAAATGCCCCTGCGGGAGGACGCACACGAGGATCTTCACCCCCCAGCGGGAGGCCGAGACCGTCTGGATCTTCGGCACACCCGTCAACAAGGTGGACATCGAGCGCGGGGTGTTCCAGCCTGAAAACATGGAGTACCTCACGGGAGAATACGAGGCGTTCGTGTATCCCCGCGGCGACGATGGTGCCGTCGTCCGGGTCAGCATGGAATCGCGCGACCCGGCTTCTGTCCCCGCAGGTGACGTGTCGGAGAGGTTCCTCTCCACTTTCTTCCGTTCCAAGCCGGCACTCGCGCCGCTGTACGGCGACGAGCTCGAGATCCTCTTCTCGTTCCTCCCTCCCGGTTCGCTCGAACTCTACCGGGTGAAGGGCCGTCCCCGGCGGCTCGTCGACCGCCGGTGA
- a CDS encoding MarC family protein: protein MADFFPSLLYAFSALFVILDPILSVPIFASMTRGQSPLEISRQAMIAVAVAGCLLYIFLFFNFFIFDVLGIDLHSFQVAGGILLFILGMQMALGIDIGKPKDRSPSVAGVIIGTPLLCGPGAITTVILLVNQMGILIPAIAIALSLGATWVILRFSGDIQKLVGDTVIEVMARVLGMLVAAIAVRIIAAGVVGLA, encoded by the coding sequence ATGGCAGATTTCTTCCCGTCACTGCTGTACGCGTTCTCTGCGCTCTTCGTGATCCTCGATCCCATCCTGAGCGTGCCGATCTTCGCGTCTATGACGCGGGGGCAGTCCCCCCTCGAGATCAGCAGGCAGGCCATGATAGCCGTTGCCGTGGCCGGGTGCCTCCTCTACATCTTCCTCTTCTTCAATTTCTTCATCTTCGATGTCCTCGGGATCGACCTCCACAGCTTCCAGGTCGCGGGGGGAATCCTCCTCTTCATCCTCGGGATGCAGATGGCGCTCGGGATCGACATCGGCAAGCCGAAGGACAGGTCGCCCTCCGTCGCGGGCGTGATCATCGGGACACCCCTCCTCTGCGGGCCCGGCGCGATCACCACGGTGATCCTCCTCGTCAACCAGATGGGGATCCTCATCCCGGCAATCGCCATCGCGCTCTCCCTCGGCGCGACGTGGGTCATCCTCCGTTTCTCGGGGGACATCCAGAAGCTCGTGGGCGACACCGTGATCGAGGTCATGGCCCGCGTCCTCGGGATGCTCGTCGCGGCGATCGCGGTCAGGATAATCGCGGCGGGGGTCGTCGGTCTCGCCTGA
- a CDS encoding S-adenosylmethionine decarboxylase, with product MLEMKREMTVRNMKDEEVMKTFRKENAWGLCTMVDLKGCNPETIRDPEKIREFIVRLCDLIEMKRFGDPTIVHFGPNERVAGYSMTQLIETSLVSGHFANESNSAYLDIFSCKEYPPEKTAKFCKEFFGAKSMNYNVVFRF from the coding sequence ATGCTCGAAATGAAGCGTGAAATGACCGTCCGGAACATGAAGGACGAAGAAGTGATGAAGACGTTCAGGAAGGAAAACGCGTGGGGTTTGTGCACCATGGTGGACCTGAAGGGATGCAACCCGGAGACCATCAGGGACCCGGAGAAGATCCGCGAGTTCATCGTCAGGCTCTGCGATCTCATCGAGATGAAGAGGTTCGGGGATCCCACCATCGTCCACTTCGGTCCGAACGAGAGGGTCGCGGGATACTCGATGACCCAGCTCATCGAGACGAGCCTCGTCTCGGGCCACTTCGCGAACGAGTCGAACTCCGCGTACCTCGATATCTTCAGCTGCAAGGAATACCCGCCCGAGAAGACCGCGAAGTTCTGCAAGGAGTTCTTCGGTGCGAAATCGATGAACTACAACGTGGTTTTCCGTTTCTAG
- a CDS encoding phosphatidylglycerol lysyltransferase domain-containing protein: MLTSSCFRPVTLEDREVFSRHYAHYPPGHSDNLFANMVCWSNYAHYKYAVHRGCLVVSSTVQGVTTFRPPIGPRDTEALLDVCDIAVREGGPRPLVLVDRPTREWIEALFPGIALQPDRDYWEYVYLARDLARLPGGKYLTIRRQYRRFVERCRHSVEEITPENIGDVRAFLEEWCEWRQCDEHPYLSFEKEAIFFAMDHFRKLGLSGLAIRVEDRIGAISIFEELDRETAVVHFEKGLPDCEGIYKAINVETARFLEGRYTYINRESDMGVPGIREAKTRYHPHHMVEVFSVAKEELAEILGKREPGTPGFTARD; encoded by the coding sequence GTGCTGACATCCTCGTGTTTCCGCCCGGTGACGCTTGAGGACAGGGAGGTGTTCTCCCGCCACTACGCGCACTACCCGCCGGGGCACAGCGACAACCTCTTTGCGAACATGGTCTGCTGGAGCAACTACGCCCACTACAAGTACGCCGTGCACAGGGGATGCCTCGTCGTCAGCAGCACCGTCCAGGGGGTTACCACGTTCCGCCCGCCGATCGGCCCGAGGGACACGGAAGCCCTCCTCGACGTGTGCGACATCGCGGTGAGGGAGGGGGGGCCACGCCCCCTCGTCCTCGTGGACAGGCCGACGAGGGAATGGATTGAGGCACTCTTCCCGGGGATCGCGCTCCAGCCCGACCGGGACTACTGGGAGTACGTGTACCTCGCCCGCGACCTCGCCCGGCTCCCCGGGGGGAAGTACCTCACCATCCGCAGGCAGTACAGGAGGTTCGTGGAGAGGTGCCGCCACAGCGTGGAAGAGATAACCCCCGAGAATATCGGGGATGTCAGGGCGTTCCTCGAGGAATGGTGCGAGTGGAGGCAGTGCGACGAGCACCCCTACCTCTCCTTCGAGAAGGAGGCAATCTTCTTTGCCATGGACCACTTCCGGAAGCTCGGTCTGTCGGGCCTCGCGATAAGGGTGGAGGACAGGATCGGGGCAATCTCGATCTTCGAAGAGCTCGACCGGGAGACCGCGGTCGTCCACTTCGAGAAGGGCCTTCCCGATTGCGAGGGGATTTACAAGGCCATCAACGTCGAGACGGCGCGGTTCCTCGAGGGCAGGTACACGTACATCAACCGCGAGAGCGACATGGGTGTGCCGGGGATCAGGGAGGCAAAGACGCGGTACCATCCCCACCACATGGTCGAGGTCTTCTCGGTGGCAAAGGAGGAGCTCGCCGAGATCCTCGGGAAGCGCGAACCGGGCACCCCCGGGTTCACTGCGCGGGATTAA
- a CDS encoding GNAT family N-acetyltransferase codes for MEPAGRGGFDVLLVKEWDLDDLVRLYRAGSWWSGEGDPSVLSRIVGSSFAFAVAVHVPTGETAGMGRAISDGVSDAYIQDLLVLPEFRGRGVGRMIVEKLVSFCLSRGITWIGLVAAPGTTGFYTRCGFLPMDDHVPMRYHGGGSPC; via the coding sequence ATGGAACCAGCAGGTCGCGGCGGGTTTGACGTCCTCCTCGTGAAGGAGTGGGACCTGGACGACCTCGTGCGGCTTTACCGCGCGGGATCGTGGTGGAGCGGGGAGGGCGACCCTTCCGTCCTCTCCCGCATCGTTGGCTCGAGCTTCGCATTTGCAGTCGCCGTCCACGTCCCGACCGGCGAGACCGCGGGGATGGGGAGGGCGATCTCCGACGGCGTCTCGGACGCGTACATCCAGGACCTCCTCGTCCTGCCGGAATTCCGGGGGAGGGGAGTCGGGCGCATGATCGTCGAGAAACTCGTCTCTTTCTGCCTCTCCCGCGGGATCACGTGGATCGGCCTCGTCGCCGCGCCAGGGACCACCGGGTTCTACACGCGGTGCGGTTTTCTCCCGATGGACGATCACGTCCCGATGAGGTACCACGGCGGGGGGAGCCCGTGCTGA
- a CDS encoding MBL fold metallo-hydrolase, whose amino-acid sequence MRIRILVDNAALTDRYLLAEPGFSALVETGDGRVLFDLGYSGAAVENARRMGEDILGAGYVVLSHGHLDHTWGLFSYIMAMTEARMEERQVARPTLVAHPDAFQTKKTGDLPETGSLVALEKCAEHFEIHLSREPVRLFPGLYFLGEIPRRYLFEDPGEQKKRVKRVAGGGLVPDPLLDDSALAYKGREGLVIVTGCAHSGICNTVARAREVCGGEKVADIVGGFHLAGASPERLERTVDTLRELGVSRMHPCHCTGEAAICRLAAAFEVGAVGSGWESEYA is encoded by the coding sequence ATGCGCATCCGGATCCTCGTGGACAATGCTGCCCTCACCGACCGCTACCTCCTCGCGGAACCCGGTTTCTCCGCGCTCGTCGAGACGGGAGACGGCAGGGTCCTCTTTGACCTTGGCTACTCGGGTGCCGCCGTGGAGAATGCCCGGCGCATGGGGGAAGACATCCTCGGCGCGGGGTACGTCGTCCTCTCCCACGGCCACCTCGACCACACGTGGGGACTTTTCTCCTACATCATGGCGATGACCGAGGCCCGGATGGAGGAGAGGCAGGTCGCCCGCCCGACACTCGTGGCCCACCCCGACGCGTTCCAGACGAAGAAGACGGGCGATCTCCCGGAGACGGGATCCCTCGTCGCCCTCGAAAAGTGCGCCGAGCACTTCGAGATCCACCTCTCGAGGGAGCCGGTCCGGCTCTTCCCCGGCCTGTACTTCCTCGGCGAGATACCGAGGCGTTACCTGTTCGAGGACCCGGGAGAGCAGAAAAAGAGGGTGAAGAGAGTCGCGGGCGGCGGGCTTGTGCCCGACCCCCTCCTCGACGACAGCGCGCTCGCGTACAAGGGGAGGGAGGGCCTCGTGATCGTGACCGGGTGCGCGCACTCCGGGATATGCAATACCGTGGCCCGGGCCCGCGAGGTGTGCGGGGGAGAAAAGGTGGCCGACATCGTCGGGGGGTTCCACCTCGCCGGCGCCTCCCCGGAAAGGCTGGAGAGGACCGTGGACACCCTCCGCGAACTGGGTGTCTCCCGCATGCACCCGTGCCACTGCACGGGCGAGGCTGCCATTTGCCGGCTCGCGGCCGCGTTCGAGGTGGGGGCAGTCGGATCCGGATGGGAGAGCGAGTACGCGTGA
- a CDS encoding AAA family ATPase: MRITVSGLPGSGTTSLARHLAESLGFRMVSAGEVFRQMARERGLNLHEFGRIAESDPKIDREIDERQREIAEREDDIIVEGRLSGWFVRNADLRVWLQAPLACRVDRILARDTIRDRETALALTREREACEARRYREYYQIDIGDLSPYDLVLNSERFSVEELSGIVALAIRIVSGKGKESR; encoded by the coding sequence ATGAGGATCACGGTGAGCGGGCTGCCCGGGAGCGGGACGACATCCCTTGCCCGCCACCTCGCCGAGTCCCTCGGGTTCCGCATGGTGTCTGCCGGGGAAGTCTTCCGGCAGATGGCGCGGGAACGCGGTCTCAACCTCCACGAGTTCGGGAGGATCGCCGAGAGCGATCCGAAGATCGACCGCGAGATCGACGAGAGGCAACGCGAGATCGCGGAGAGGGAAGACGACATCATCGTCGAGGGGAGGCTCTCGGGGTGGTTCGTCCGGAACGCCGATTTGAGGGTCTGGCTGCAGGCTCCCCTCGCGTGCAGGGTAGACCGCATCCTCGCGCGCGACACGATCCGGGACAGGGAGACGGCGCTTGCCCTGACGCGGGAGAGGGAGGCCTGCGAGGCGAGGCGGTACAGGGAGTACTACCAGATCGACATCGGGGACCTCTCCCCCTACGACCTCGTCCTCAACTCGGAGAGATTCTCGGTGGAGGAACTCTCCGGGATCGTCGCGCTCGCGATCCGGATCGTGAGCGGGAAGGGGAAGGAATCACGGTGA
- a CDS encoding EMC3/TMCO1 family protein: protein MAKRFGGFAALFVAMAMILSYSIEPVREGVGRGLDSVFGPLAEMVPFFVLIIILAAITAIYSSLIQKYTIDYERLTEVQEKLKAFQKEYREAQLSGDEKRIKKLDAKRDRVMKEQLELSQQQFTPMAYILIITVPIFFWLLFRLGMAPDAPITMPFFGEHALSAPVLGPVPAWILWYMICSLTISQVIRKSLNIGGI, encoded by the coding sequence ATGGCAAAGAGGTTCGGGGGATTCGCCGCCCTCTTCGTCGCGATGGCGATGATACTCTCCTACAGTATCGAGCCGGTCCGCGAGGGCGTCGGGAGGGGCCTTGATAGCGTTTTCGGCCCGCTCGCGGAGATGGTCCCGTTCTTCGTCCTCATCATCATCCTCGCGGCGATCACCGCGATCTACTCGTCCCTCATCCAGAAGTACACGATCGACTACGAGAGGTTGACCGAGGTCCAGGAAAAGCTGAAGGCCTTCCAGAAGGAGTACCGGGAAGCCCAGCTCTCCGGGGACGAAAAGAGGATAAAGAAACTCGACGCGAAGAGGGACCGCGTGATGAAGGAGCAGCTCGAACTCTCCCAGCAGCAGTTCACGCCGATGGCGTACATCCTCATCATCACAGTCCCCATCTTCTTCTGGCTCCTCTTCCGGCTCGGGATGGCACCCGATGCACCGATCACCATGCCATTCTTCGGCGAACACGCGCTCTCCGCGCCGGTCCTCGGACCCGTCCCGGCCTGGATCCTCTGGTACATGATCTGTTCCCTCACGATAAGCCAGGTCATCCGGAAATCGCTCAACATCGGGGGCATCTGA
- a CDS encoding adenylate kinase translates to MAGRRVIVTGVPGVGKTTVITGALDLLAREGISYRSLNFGTYMFEMAVSQGLVRDRDEMRKLPGDIQKRLQQLAARAMAREEGNILIDTHASVKTPRGFLAGLPEWVLRELMPDTIVLVETDPDQILMRRLSDETRTRDMEGAGAIADHQQFNRAIAAAYSMLTGCTIKYITNADHLLEHAVREMADVLR, encoded by the coding sequence ATGGCAGGGAGGAGAGTGATAGTGACTGGGGTCCCGGGCGTCGGCAAGACGACCGTGATCACGGGGGCCCTCGATCTCCTCGCGAGGGAAGGGATCTCCTACAGGTCCCTCAATTTCGGGACGTACATGTTCGAGATGGCAGTCTCGCAGGGACTCGTCAGGGACAGGGACGAGATGCGCAAGCTCCCGGGGGACATCCAGAAGAGGCTCCAGCAGTTAGCGGCGCGGGCGATGGCACGCGAGGAGGGGAACATCCTGATCGATACCCACGCCTCGGTCAAGACCCCCCGCGGGTTCCTCGCGGGGCTCCCCGAGTGGGTTCTCCGGGAGCTGATGCCCGACACGATCGTCCTCGTGGAGACCGATCCCGACCAGATCCTGATGCGGAGGCTCTCGGACGAGACGCGGACGCGGGACATGGAGGGGGCAGGGGCAATCGCGGACCACCAGCAGTTCAACAGGGCGATCGCCGCTGCGTACTCCATGCTCACCGGGTGCACCATCAAGTACATCACGAACGCCGATCACCTCCTCGAGCACGCGGTGCGCGAGATGGCAGACGTTCTCCGGTGA
- the secY gene encoding preprotein translocase subunit SecY: MGELLDRMEPLLAAMPTVKGPEGHVHFKHKLAWTAGILVLYFVLTNIPLFGLDPNSQDIFFYWRALLAGASGSLVQLGIGPIVTASIVLQLLKGADLIQIDTSELKGQIQYMGLQKLLIFVMIVVEAAPNLVGGFLLPDPRIAEMFFGGNLFLVSFIIFVQICIGGLLIVFMDEVVTKWGIGSGVGLFIIAGISQAIINGFINWAPVNDQYPVGFFPRIVAVVLDGANFLQYMGKDIIALVTTVGIFLVIVYVESTRIEIPLAHAQVRGARARFPVKLIYASVLPMILVRVLQANIQMIGLFLNNVGITVLGRFQGATPVSGVMYYLAPINGPDDWMWWIYDLGHPPWEVLLRMGIDIVVVVVGGAVFALFWIKTAGMDSKDVARQIQLSGMSIPGYRRNPQVLEKYLDRYIPRVTVIGGVFIGVLSVFANLFGVIGAVSGTGLLLTVSITYRLYEEIASQQIMEMYPFMRTFFGKE; encoded by the coding sequence ATGGGAGAACTTCTCGACCGAATGGAACCGCTGCTCGCAGCGATGCCGACGGTGAAGGGTCCCGAGGGGCACGTTCACTTCAAGCACAAGCTCGCGTGGACGGCGGGGATCCTCGTCCTCTATTTCGTCCTCACGAATATCCCCCTCTTCGGGCTGGACCCGAATTCCCAGGACATCTTCTTCTACTGGCGCGCACTCCTCGCGGGCGCGAGCGGTTCGCTCGTGCAGCTGGGTATAGGCCCCATCGTCACCGCCTCCATCGTCCTCCAGCTGCTGAAGGGAGCAGACCTCATCCAGATCGACACGAGCGAACTGAAAGGGCAGATCCAGTACATGGGCCTGCAGAAACTCCTCATCTTCGTCATGATCGTGGTAGAGGCGGCCCCGAACCTCGTCGGCGGGTTCCTCCTCCCGGACCCCCGCATCGCGGAGATGTTCTTCGGGGGGAACCTGTTCCTCGTCTCGTTCATCATCTTCGTCCAGATCTGCATCGGGGGTCTCCTGATCGTCTTCATGGACGAGGTCGTCACGAAGTGGGGCATCGGGTCAGGGGTCGGCCTCTTCATCATCGCGGGGATCTCGCAGGCGATCATCAACGGTTTCATCAACTGGGCACCGGTAAACGACCAGTACCCCGTCGGGTTCTTCCCGCGGATCGTCGCGGTCGTGCTGGACGGCGCGAATTTCCTCCAGTACATGGGCAAGGACATCATCGCGCTGGTCACGACCGTCGGCATCTTCCTCGTCATCGTGTACGTGGAATCGACGCGCATCGAGATCCCCCTCGCCCACGCGCAGGTGAGGGGTGCACGCGCGCGGTTCCCCGTCAAGCTCATCTACGCGAGCGTTCTCCCGATGATCCTCGTGAGGGTCCTCCAGGCCAACATCCAGATGATCGGCCTCTTCCTGAACAACGTGGGCATCACGGTCCTCGGCAGGTTCCAGGGCGCGACGCCCGTGAGCGGGGTGATGTACTACCTCGCCCCCATCAACGGGCCCGACGACTGGATGTGGTGGATTTACGATCTCGGCCACCCCCCGTGGGAGGTCCTCCTCCGCATGGGGATCGATATCGTCGTCGTGGTGGTGGGAGGCGCGGTATTCGCCCTGTTCTGGATAAAGACGGCGGGCATGGACTCTAAGGACGTCGCCCGCCAGATCCAGTTGTCCGGGATGTCCATCCCGGGATACAGGCGGAACCCGCAGGTCCTCGAGAAGTACCTCGACCGCTACATCCCGAGGGTGACCGTGATCGGCGGGGTCTTCATCGGGGTCCTCTCGGTGTTCGCGAACCTCTTCGGCGTGATAGGGGCCGTGAGCGGCACGGGACTCCTGCTGACCGTCTCGATCACCTACAGGCTGTACGAGGAGATCGCGAGCCAGCAGATCATGGAGATGTACCCGTTCATGAGGACGTTCTTCGGGAAGGAGTGA
- a CDS encoding uL15m family ribosomal protein — protein MPVNKRSKYRGSRTCGGGTHKNRRGAGNRGGRGRAGHRDHRFSHFWVYGEVHNGKNGFANPTTKKVRAISVGRLQEMVDDLLAAGLATREGDTVVIPAEKIGIDKILGNGKVTEKLRVTAHAFSAQAKEKIETKGGEALVV, from the coding sequence ATGCCCGTCAACAAGAGATCGAAGTACAGGGGATCGCGTACCTGTGGAGGGGGTACCCACAAGAACAGGCGCGGGGCCGGGAACCGCGGCGGGAGAGGGAGGGCAGGACACCGCGACCACCGCTTCTCCCATTTCTGGGTCTACGGCGAGGTTCACAACGGGAAGAACGGGTTTGCGAATCCCACGACGAAGAAGGTCCGGGCGATCTCCGTGGGGCGGCTCCAGGAGATGGTCGATGACCTCCTCGCCGCGGGCCTCGCGACGAGGGAAGGGGACACGGTTGTCATCCCCGCGGAGAAGATCGGCATCGATAAGATACTTGGAAACGGAAAGGTGACGGAAAAGCTGCGCGTCACGGCGCACGCGTTCTCCGCGCAGGCGAAAGAGAAGATCGAGACGAAAGGTGGCGAGGCCCTCGTTGTCTGA
- a CDS encoding 50S ribosomal protein L30: protein MTYAVVQVRGVVNTRRDIRDTLKMLRLHHVNHCVLVPDTPEYLGMIRKVKDFVAYGEVDAETIETILRTRGRIEGNRPLTDEYIRENSSYGGITEFAAAIASGEARLTDVPGVKPVLRLHPPRKGYRTIKRTYPQGGALGYYGKEINMLLYRMR from the coding sequence ATGACCTACGCCGTCGTCCAGGTGAGGGGAGTCGTCAACACCCGGAGGGACATTCGGGACACTCTCAAGATGCTCCGCCTCCACCACGTCAACCACTGCGTCCTCGTCCCCGACACACCCGAGTACCTCGGGATGATTCGGAAGGTGAAAGACTTCGTCGCGTACGGGGAGGTGGACGCCGAGACAATCGAGACGATCCTCAGGACGAGGGGGCGGATCGAGGGGAACAGGCCGCTCACCGACGAGTACATCCGCGAGAACTCCTCCTACGGGGGAATCACCGAGTTCGCCGCCGCGATCGCGTCGGGGGAGGCGCGGCTCACCGACGTCCCCGGAGTCAAGCCGGTCCTCCGGCTCCACCCGCCCCGCAAGGGGTACAGGACGATAAAGCGGACCTACCCGCAGGGAGGGGCACTCGGGTACTACGGGAAGGAGATCAACATGCTCCTCTACAGAATGAGGTGA
- a CDS encoding 30S ribosomal protein S5 has protein sequence MPYEKVEWVPLTGLGRMVAAGEFSSIDQVLESGRPIKEPQIVDVFLPDLEDEVLDITMVQRMTDSGRRVKFRAVVVVGNRNGYIGFGQGKDAQVGDAIKKAIADAKINLIKVQRGCGSWECGCNAPHSVPMIVEGAAGSVRMTLKPAPRGIGLVTGDISKKVLELAGIRDVWTFARGQTRTTINFAKATFNALKATNMIRTGGE, from the coding sequence ATGCCTTACGAGAAAGTGGAATGGGTCCCGCTGACCGGCCTCGGGAGGATGGTCGCGGCAGGGGAATTCTCGAGCATCGACCAGGTTCTCGAGAGTGGTCGCCCCATCAAGGAACCCCAGATCGTCGACGTATTCCTCCCGGACCTCGAGGACGAGGTCCTTGACATCACCATGGTGCAACGCATGACCGACTCCGGCAGGCGGGTGAAGTTCCGTGCCGTGGTGGTCGTCGGGAACAGGAACGGGTACATCGGCTTCGGCCAGGGCAAGGACGCGCAGGTGGGGGACGCCATCAAGAAGGCGATCGCCGACGCGAAGATCAACCTCATTAAAGTGCAGCGCGGGTGCGGCAGCTGGGAATGCGGCTGCAACGCGCCGCACTCGGTCCCCATGATCGTCGAGGGTGCGGCGGGGAGCGTGCGCATGACGCTCAAGCCCGCCCCGAGGGGAATCGGCCTCGTCACAGGGGACATCAGCAAGAAGGTCCTCGAACTCGCCGGGATAAGGGATGTCTGGACGTTTGCGAGGGGCCAGACGAGGACGACGATCAACTTCGCGAAGGCCACGTTCAACGCCCTCAAGGCAACGAACATGATCCGCACGGGGGGAGAGTGA
- a CDS encoding 50S ribosomal protein L18, translating to MATGPRYFVPFRRRREGKTDYYARAKLVVSRKPRMVVRRTNRYITIQLVEAEMDGDITRVSAHSRELAKYGYTGSLSSTPAAYLTGLLFGVRALNAGYETAILDIGLHRATKGARVFAALKGAVTAGLDVPHGEEILPDDSRVKGAHIAAYAPERAGNLQQVVEQTMDAIMKELE from the coding sequence ATGGCGACAGGACCACGCTATTTCGTCCCGTTCCGCAGGCGGAGGGAGGGAAAGACAGACTACTACGCCCGGGCGAAGCTCGTCGTGTCGAGGAAGCCCCGGATGGTCGTGCGCAGGACGAACAGGTACATCACCATCCAGCTCGTCGAGGCAGAGATGGACGGTGACATCACGCGGGTCTCGGCCCACTCCCGGGAACTCGCGAAGTACGGGTACACGGGTTCCCTCTCCAGCACGCCCGCGGCATACCTCACGGGGCTCCTCTTCGGCGTGAGGGCCCTCAACGCAGGGTACGAGACCGCGATCCTCGACATCGGCCTGCACAGGGCGACGAAGGGAGCGCGGGTCTTTGCCGCGCTGAAAGGTGCGGTCACCGCGGGCCTCGACGTCCCCCACGGGGAGGAGATCCTCCCCGACGACAGCAGGGTGAAGGGGGCACACATCGCGGCGTACGCACCGGAACGCGCGGGGAACCTGCAACAGGTCGTCGAGCAGACCATGGACGCCATCATGAAGGAGCTGGAGTGA